The window GAAAAATCTTGAAAAAGCGGGCGCGCATTGCCAAGCGCAACTTAGCGCTGTGCTTTCCCGAGCAAAGCGAAGACGAGCGCCAGCGGCTGCTGGTAGCCAACTTCGAGGCAACCGGGGTGGCGATGCTGGAAACCGGCATGGCCTGGTGGTGGCCCCAGTGGCGCATTAAAAAGCACATGCAGGTGGAGAACTTCCAATACGTGCAAGAAGTGCTGGACCGGGGCCAGGGCGTGATCCTGATGGCCATGCACTTTGTGACCCTGGAGATAGGCGCCCGGATGTTCGGCACCTTGCAGCCGGGGGTGGGCTTTTATCGCCCCCACAACAACGCGCTGATGGAGTACCTGCAATACCACGGCCGGGTGCGCTCCAATAAATACCTGGTGGACAAGCGCGATGTGCGCGGCATGGTTCAGGCCCTTCGCCAGGGCGATGTGGTGTGGTACGCCCCCGACCAGGACTACGGCCGCCGCCGCGCCGTGTTCGTGCCCTTTTTCGCGGTGCCGGACGCCGCCACCGTTACCGCCACCTCCATGTTTGCCAAACAGGGCAAGGCCAAAGTGGTGCCCTTCGTGCAGACCCGCCTGGCAGACGGCTCCGGCTACAAGCTGAGCTTCTCCCCGGCCCTTAATACCCTGCCAAGCGGCGACGAGGTGCAAGACACCAAGCTGGTGAACCATATCGTGGCCCGGGAGATTTTAAAGCAGCCGGAGCAATACATGTGGGTGCACCGGCGCTTTAAAACCCGCCCCAACGAGGACGACCCCTCCTACTACTGAGCCTCGCCCATTGTCTTATCCCAGAGCGCGCCCACAAAGGCGCGCTCTTCGCTAAAGCAGCTGTCTTCTACCAATCGGCCGCCTTCGTCCAGGCTCTGGCGATGCTGCTGTTGGCGAAGCGCCACGTAAATCTCGGCCAGGCGCTCGGCAGTGGCGTCATCTATCACTTGGCTTTGGCTGAGGGCCTCGAGCTGGCGGATGTTGTCGCTGTAGCGCAGCAGCGCCGGCTCGGCGCTCGCCAACAACCAGTACTGCACCAAAAACTCGATATCGGTAATGCCGCCCCTGCCCTGCTTGAGGTCAAAAAGGCCCTTGCCGGATTTATCCAGGTGGCCGCGCATCTTCTGGCGCATGGCCCGCACTTCTTCTTTGAGGGCTTGCGCGTCCCGCGCCTTGCCAAGGGCCTTGAGGCGAATACCGGCAAAACGCTCGCGAAGGGCGCTATCCCCCAGCACTGGCCGGGCCCTGACCAGCGCCTGATGCTCCCAAAGCCAGGCTTCGTTGAGCTGGTAATCTTCAAAGCTCTCCATGGTGCTCACCAACAATCCCGAGGCCCCCGAGGGGCGCAGCCGCATGTCGATTTCGTAGAGCACGCCGCTTAAGGTGCGGGCGGTGAGCCAGTGGCTGAGCCGCTGTACCAACTTAAAGAAGAACTCTTTGACGGTGATGGCCCTTGGCCCCGGGGTTTCGCTGTCGGCCTGCTCGGCGCCAAGGTCGGTTAAAAACACGATATCCAGATCCGAGCTGTAGCCCAGTTCTAGGCCGCCGAGCTTACCGTAGGCCACCACCAAGATACCGGGGTGCTCCGGGCTCAGCCCCGGCGGCTCGCCGTGGCGTTTAACCAAGTCTTGCCAGGCCAGGGGCAGACAAGCGGCCAACAGGGTTTCGGCCAGGATGCTCAAGTGATCGCTCACCTTCATCAACGGCAGCACCCCGGTGACATCGGCGGCGGCAATGCGCAGGGTTTGCGCCGCCTTGAACTGGCGCAGCGCCTCCATCTGCCCTTCCAAGTCCCCCGGCTCGATGCGCAGCATAAAGCGGCGCAGCTCTGAGCCGTAATCTTCCAGGGCCAGCGGCGCATAGAGGTGGCGCGGGTCGATAAGCTCGTCCAGCAAGATGGGCATCTGGGTGAGGCTGTCGCTGATAAAAGCGGACTCCCCCATCAGCTTAATAAGCTGGGCCCGGGCGCCGGGGTTTTCCACCAGCAGCTCCAGGTAGGCGGTGCGGCTGGCGATTTGTTCGAGCAGCTTGCCAAGGCGGCTTAGGGTGCGCACCCCTTGGGGTTGGTCTTTTAGGCCCAGCAGCAGTTGGGGCAGCAGTTTTTCGAGCTGTTTGCGGCCCCGCTCGCCCATGCTGCGCTTTTCAAGGCTGTCTTTGAGCGACACAAAAACAGTGGCCAGGGCCTCGGGCTCGGCCAGGCCCTCTTCGCTCAGGCTGCCGGCCACCTCGTCTACCGACCAGTCGGCCTCCATCAAGGAGCGCAGGCCGCCGGGGAGGTCGTCCTCGGGGTTGTCTTCGCTCACCACCTCCCGAAACAGGCTGTGCACCAGTTGCAGGTGGTGCTCAAGGCGGGCCATAAAGACGCCAAAACTGCCAAAGCCCTGCATGGCGGCAAGGCGGGCCTGGTTGAGAGCATCGTCTGGCAGGGTCTGGGTTTGCTCGTCGTTGATGGCTTGCAGGTTGTTCTCGCTGGTGCGAAGGAACAGATAAGCCTCGGCCAGCGCTTGGGCCTCAGTCTCGCTCATCACCCCCAGCCCCGGCAGCATGGCCAGGGCTGCCAGCAACGAAGGCGTACGCAGTTTGGGCTCGCGGCCGCCACGAATCAGCTGGAACACCTGCACCAGGAATTCCACCTCCCGGATCCCGCCCTGCCCCAGCTTGATGTTGCCCTTAAGGCCGCGGCGCCGCACTTCGGCCTCGATAAGCCGCTTCATATCGCGCAGCGAATGGATGGCCGAGTAGTCGAGGTAACGGCGATAGACAAAGGGCCGCAGCAGCTGCGACAGCTCCTCTTCATAGCCAAAGCCGCCGCCCATCAACCGCCCTTTGACCATGGCGTAGCGTTCCCACTCGCGGCCCTGGGACTGGTAGTAATCTTCCAGCGCGTCAAAGGACATCACCAGCGGCCCCGAATCACCAAAGGGGCGCAGGCGCATATCCACCCGGTAGACAAAGC is drawn from Gallaecimonas pentaromativorans and contains these coding sequences:
- the lpxL gene encoding LpxL/LpxP family Kdo(2)-lipid IV(A) lauroyl/palmitoleoyl acyltransferase; this encodes MAINKIEAPRFSARLLHPRYWLTWLGVIVMYLLSWLPYRLQVALGKGLGRLLGKILKKRARIAKRNLALCFPEQSEDERQRLLVANFEATGVAMLETGMAWWWPQWRIKKHMQVENFQYVQEVLDRGQGVILMAMHFVTLEIGARMFGTLQPGVGFYRPHNNALMEYLQYHGRVRSNKYLVDKRDVRGMVQALRQGDVVWYAPDQDYGRRRAVFVPFFAVPDAATVTATSMFAKQGKAKVVPFVQTRLADGSGYKLSFSPALNTLPSGDEVQDTKLVNHIVAREILKQPEQYMWVHRRFKTRPNEDDPSYY
- the glnE gene encoding bifunctional [glutamate--ammonia ligase]-adenylyl-L-tyrosine phosphorylase/[glutamate--ammonia-ligase] adenylyltransferase, yielding MSTEHLLTGQADKALTNLIERHPHCLEGLDEARLERLRQGLACSDFLLSQLLRHPDWLPWLLAQSEQSLADGPWQPPLDEGANESVVQRELRLFRHRYLCALALLGANQDISEQARLAALSKLAEGLIDCARNWAYQDLCQSRGTPRDSEGKAVPLLVLGMGKLGGGELNFSSDIDLIFIYPRSGVTEGGRKEIDNHEFFARLGQRLIALLDAVTTDGFVYRVDMRLRPFGDSGPLVMSFDALEDYYQSQGREWERYAMVKGRLMGGGFGYEEELSQLLRPFVYRRYLDYSAIHSLRDMKRLIEAEVRRRGLKGNIKLGQGGIREVEFLVQVFQLIRGGREPKLRTPSLLAALAMLPGLGVMSETEAQALAEAYLFLRTSENNLQAINDEQTQTLPDDALNQARLAAMQGFGSFGVFMARLEHHLQLVHSLFREVVSEDNPEDDLPGGLRSLMEADWSVDEVAGSLSEEGLAEPEALATVFVSLKDSLEKRSMGERGRKQLEKLLPQLLLGLKDQPQGVRTLSRLGKLLEQIASRTAYLELLVENPGARAQLIKLMGESAFISDSLTQMPILLDELIDPRHLYAPLALEDYGSELRRFMLRIEPGDLEGQMEALRQFKAAQTLRIAAADVTGVLPLMKVSDHLSILAETLLAACLPLAWQDLVKRHGEPPGLSPEHPGILVVAYGKLGGLELGYSSDLDIVFLTDLGAEQADSETPGPRAITVKEFFFKLVQRLSHWLTARTLSGVLYEIDMRLRPSGASGLLVSTMESFEDYQLNEAWLWEHQALVRARPVLGDSALRERFAGIRLKALGKARDAQALKEEVRAMRQKMRGHLDKSGKGLFDLKQGRGGITDIEFLVQYWLLASAEPALLRYSDNIRQLEALSQSQVIDDATAERLAEIYVALRQQQHRQSLDEGGRLVEDSCFSEERAFVGALWDKTMGEAQ